In Deltaproteobacteria bacterium HGW-Deltaproteobacteria-6, one genomic interval encodes:
- a CDS encoding oxidoreductase, which translates to MLKHLYFKLSFLLVLFILPGAANASEERRDTGELKSYQGRALGSVEDFRENSIDGVQKVDLKKYRLRIDGLVKKPLSYSYQELQSFPHQKKVVTTHCVEGWQVTVLWEGIPVSEFIRRAGVDSKVNTVIFHGVDGYTTSLAQDAVTGKNMLLADSANGMTLPARLGFPFILVAEDKWGYKWARWIERIEFSDQADFRGYWEQRGYNQKGDASGPELDELR; encoded by the coding sequence ATGTTAAAGCATCTTTATTTTAAGCTTTCTTTCTTGCTGGTTTTGTTTATTTTGCCGGGGGCGGCCAATGCTTCCGAAGAGCGCCGGGACACCGGCGAACTGAAAAGCTATCAGGGCCGGGCGCTGGGATCGGTAGAAGATTTTCGTGAAAATTCCATTGACGGCGTTCAAAAAGTCGACCTGAAGAAATACCGGCTGCGCATCGATGGGCTGGTCAAAAAACCATTGTCCTACAGCTATCAGGAACTGCAAAGTTTTCCGCATCAAAAGAAAGTTGTCACGACCCATTGCGTTGAAGGATGGCAGGTCACGGTTTTGTGGGAAGGCATTCCCGTCAGTGAATTCATCAGGCGGGCCGGCGTGGATTCCAAAGTGAATACCGTGATATTTCACGGCGTGGACGGCTACACCACGTCACTGGCGCAAGACGCCGTGACCGGCAAAAACATGCTGCTGGCCGATTCGGCAAACGGCATGACCCTTCCGGCCAGGCTCGGGTTTCCTTTTATTCTGGTGGCCGAGGACAAATGGGGTTACAAGTGGGCGCGCTGGATAGAACGGATTGAGTTTTCCGACCAGGCGGATTTCCGCGGCTACTGGGAGCAGCGAGGCTATAATCAAAAAGGGGATGCCTCCGGTCCCGAACTCGACGAGCTCCGCTGA
- a CDS encoding mandelate racemase/muconate lactonizing enzyme family protein, translating to MKISEIELYHVSVPLTETFWPTWIPGYPQTHNRFTLIRLVTDEGIEGWSAGSAMGTEREGLGDLLGGYLLGADPTDIERVQGLLKQAGFLGWRNFWIEPACWDIMGKKAGKPVYELLGGNARPIEVYCSTGEMRDPVQRVEGLQEMKKQGYRCAKLRVKSIKLEDDIRQITEVRKGMGDDFVLGVDANQGWLVTIVDNIPAWDLARAKKFADACADQGIEWLEEPLDSRDYDGSAELKKYSKVKISGAELNYGWDEIKIMFEKDCFHVYQPDATFAGGIAQVKRVIDECKKRDRLYSPHTWTNGIGFYVNWNLVLADRDNKLPLEYPLEYPSWIPECREGIISPIIPDKSAMLQPFKRPGLGFEIDKKLLKKYGKRFFRMTETGLKIKVIREKGILEALKLKKRKESRE from the coding sequence ATGAAAATATCAGAAATTGAATTGTACCATGTATCCGTGCCTCTCACGGAAACGTTCTGGCCAACCTGGATTCCCGGTTACCCGCAGACCCATAACCGGTTTACCCTGATCCGCCTGGTAACGGATGAAGGAATAGAAGGATGGTCCGCAGGCTCCGCTATGGGAACGGAACGCGAGGGGCTGGGAGACCTGCTCGGCGGTTACCTCCTGGGAGCCGATCCCACTGATATTGAGCGTGTGCAGGGATTACTGAAACAGGCCGGCTTTCTCGGCTGGAGAAATTTCTGGATAGAACCCGCCTGCTGGGACATCATGGGGAAAAAAGCCGGGAAACCTGTCTACGAACTCCTGGGCGGTAATGCCCGCCCCATAGAAGTATATTGTTCAACAGGCGAGATGCGTGATCCTGTTCAGCGGGTGGAGGGATTGCAGGAAATGAAGAAGCAGGGCTACCGGTGCGCCAAGCTCAGAGTGAAAAGCATCAAACTGGAGGATGACATCCGCCAGATCACGGAAGTGAGGAAAGGGATGGGCGACGACTTTGTACTGGGGGTGGATGCCAACCAGGGATGGCTGGTAACCATCGTGGACAATATCCCGGCCTGGGACCTGGCCCGGGCAAAGAAGTTTGCCGATGCCTGCGCCGATCAGGGCATTGAATGGCTTGAAGAACCGCTTGATTCAAGGGACTACGACGGCAGTGCGGAGTTGAAAAAATATTCAAAAGTTAAAATATCCGGAGCCGAGCTCAACTATGGCTGGGACGAAATAAAAATCATGTTTGAAAAGGACTGCTTCCATGTCTACCAGCCCGACGCCACATTTGCCGGGGGGATTGCCCAGGTCAAAAGAGTCATTGATGAATGCAAAAAGCGCGACCGCCTGTACTCTCCGCATACCTGGACAAATGGGATCGGTTTTTATGTTAACTGGAACCTGGTCCTCGCCGACAGGGACAACAAACTGCCGCTGGAGTATCCTTTGGAATACCCGTCCTGGATACCCGAATGCCGGGAGGGGATCATATCACCGATCATTCCGGATAAAAGCGCCATGCTTCAGCCGTTTAAAAGGCCGGGGCTCGGTTTTGAGATTGATAAAAAGCTGTTGAAAAAATACGGCAAGCGCTTCTTCCGAATGACGGAGACCGGCCTTAAGATAAAGGTCATCAGAGAAAAAGGCATCCTGGAAGCATTAAAATTAAAGAAGAGAAAGGAATCGCGGGAATAA
- a CDS encoding FAD-dependent oxidoreductase, protein MNDVNILIIGAGVVGLAIASELSKTYSGIVVVERHGKFGQETSSRSSEVIHAGIYYEPGSLKSRLCFRGNELLYKICEDHSIPYNNSGKLLIAKEEKSIHKLDNLYRKAIGNRAKNCRMVDEAEIRQIEPNVKAAKAIYFPTSGYVDSEKLMSFFESDSIHHGAIYLYNHEAVSIKKHHAGYVVKVRTARNDVYEITTSVLINSAGLYSDKVSEMVGIDSAAQGYRINYHKGIYFRAVRQLEKYPKLLIYPVPPDVGSVGIHTTPDMNGGMRLGPHFFWSDSIDYSVDDSLHQFFFEDVRSYLPFIEYDDLQPDMSGIMSSIQTPDDKIIRDFVIADESAKGFPGLINLIGIESPGLTASPAIAEYVAELIKKYF, encoded by the coding sequence ATGAATGATGTAAATATTCTGATTATCGGCGCAGGCGTTGTTGGGCTGGCGATTGCTTCCGAGCTGTCTAAAACATACAGCGGTATTGTTGTCGTGGAACGCCACGGCAAATTTGGACAGGAAACGTCATCGCGCAGCAGTGAAGTGATTCATGCCGGAATATACTACGAACCGGGTTCTTTAAAGAGCCGCCTGTGCTTTCGCGGGAATGAACTGCTCTATAAAATCTGTGAAGATCATTCGATACCGTATAATAATTCAGGCAAGCTTCTGATCGCCAAGGAAGAAAAAAGCATCCATAAGCTGGATAATCTATACCGGAAGGCCATTGGCAACAGAGCAAAGAATTGCAGAATGGTCGATGAAGCTGAAATCAGGCAGATTGAACCCAATGTGAAAGCTGCAAAGGCCATATACTTTCCAACTTCGGGTTATGTCGATTCAGAAAAGCTGATGTCGTTTTTTGAAAGTGATTCCATTCATCATGGAGCCATATACTTATACAACCACGAGGCTGTTTCAATAAAAAAGCATCATGCGGGATATGTGGTCAAGGTTCGAACCGCGCGTAATGATGTATATGAAATAACAACCAGCGTGTTAATCAATTCAGCCGGACTTTACAGTGACAAAGTATCGGAAATGGTTGGAATAGACTCTGCTGCACAAGGCTACAGAATCAATTACCACAAGGGAATTTACTTCCGCGCCGTCAGACAACTTGAAAAATATCCCAAATTGCTTATTTATCCTGTTCCGCCGGACGTAGGAAGCGTTGGGATTCATACAACCCCGGACATGAATGGCGGGATGCGGTTGGGGCCCCACTTTTTCTGGTCGGACAGCATCGATTATTCCGTCGATGATTCATTGCATCAGTTTTTCTTTGAAGATGTCAGAAGTTACCTGCCTTTTATTGAGTATGACGACTTGCAGCCTGATATGTCGGGCATCATGTCATCGATACAAACACCTGATGATAAAATTATAAGGGATTTCGTTATTGCTGATGAATCAGCCAAGGGCTTCCCCGGACTGATCAATCTGATTGGAATCGAATCGCCCGGCTTGACCGCATCACCTGCCATTGCCGAATATGTTGCAGAATTAATCAAAAAATATTTTTAG
- a CDS encoding short-chain dehydrogenase has product MDLSQFSLEGKVAVVTGGSRGIGRAAALAMADAGAHVVVSSRKIADLEPVAAEISAKGVKGRAIAAHVGKMADSIALIDQVMEEFGRLDILVNNAGTNPYFGTMMDQDEKTYDITMNVNVKSLFFLSQMAAKIMKPQGGGSIINTSSIGGIRAGELGVYCATKAAVIMLTQVMAKEWGQYNIRVNAIAPGIIKTRLSEALWKNPEVNAKAVAHIPLMRLGEPEELAGIVVFLASNAGSYVTGETIVVDGGRVHGEPAWLEKK; this is encoded by the coding sequence ATGGATCTTTCACAGTTTTCCCTCGAAGGAAAAGTCGCAGTTGTCACGGGAGGAAGCCGGGGAATCGGCCGCGCCGCCGCTTTGGCGATGGCTGACGCCGGAGCACACGTTGTGGTAAGCAGCCGGAAAATCGCCGATCTGGAACCTGTCGCCGCGGAGATATCGGCCAAAGGCGTGAAGGGCAGGGCCATCGCGGCCCATGTCGGCAAGATGGCTGATTCCATAGCTTTGATTGATCAGGTGATGGAGGAATTCGGACGCCTCGACATTCTTGTCAATAATGCCGGCACCAATCCTTACTTCGGAACCATGATGGATCAGGATGAAAAAACCTATGACATCACCATGAACGTTAATGTGAAGAGCCTCTTCTTTCTGAGCCAGATGGCCGCGAAGATTATGAAGCCGCAGGGCGGCGGATCGATCATCAACACCTCATCCATCGGCGGAATCCGGGCGGGCGAACTGGGCGTCTACTGCGCCACCAAGGCCGCCGTCATCATGCTCACCCAGGTGATGGCCAAAGAATGGGGGCAATACAATATCCGGGTCAATGCCATTGCCCCGGGCATCATCAAAACGCGCCTGAGCGAAGCGCTCTGGAAGAACCCGGAAGTCAATGCCAAAGCCGTTGCCCATATCCCCCTGATGCGTCTGGGTGAGCCTGAGGAACTGGCCGGCATTGTCGTATTTCTGGCCTCCAATGCGGGAAGCTACGTCACCGGTGAAACCATTGTGGTTGACGGCGGACGGGTCCACGGTGAACCGGCCTGGCTGGAAAAGAAATAA
- a CDS encoding glutamate-1-semialdehyde 2,1-aminomutase — translation MFCAQSHEKTLRRTLMKLYEFTKSYQLFEEAQKYLPNGIYGPRTPAFLTFGSYPAFIKRGCGCRIWDVDGNEYIDYMCSFGTNLLGLKNPQVDAAAKQQWENADCFTLPSDLWLPLAKKMVETIDGLDWCVFGKNGSDVTSYAITLARVYTGKMDILLARGSYHGSHFWCQPHGQGVPEEWKTHVHYFEYNDAEDFRRVWAEHQGTVAGVVLTPHRHDAMRDQELPKPEFVEAVNSLARKDGFMVIIDDVRCGFRLDIAGSSKHYGWKADIQCFGKAMANGYAISVAGARRELMEAAKTIFFTGTHFFSGVPFAAALACIDEIRASSAIEHIRRMGTMFMNGLADAAAAAGVKVSVTGPPAMPYMTFADDPLFETNRFFCGEAARRGIFLHPHHNWFVCAAMQEADIQKTLDVASVCFKLTREKIGG, via the coding sequence ATGTTCTGCGCGCAGTCGCATGAAAAAACATTAAGGAGGACACTGATGAAGCTCTATGAATTTACAAAATCGTACCAGCTTTTTGAGGAAGCGCAGAAGTACCTGCCCAACGGCATTTATGGGCCCCGTACACCCGCCTTCCTCACTTTCGGATCTTATCCGGCTTTTATCAAGCGCGGCTGCGGCTGCCGGATCTGGGATGTGGACGGGAATGAATACATCGATTACATGTGCTCTTTCGGAACAAACCTGCTGGGGCTGAAGAATCCGCAAGTGGATGCGGCGGCGAAGCAGCAATGGGAAAACGCCGACTGCTTCACGCTGCCTTCGGATTTGTGGCTGCCGCTCGCCAAAAAGATGGTGGAGACGATTGACGGCCTCGACTGGTGCGTCTTCGGAAAAAACGGCTCCGACGTGACCTCCTACGCGATCACATTGGCCCGGGTTTACACCGGGAAGATGGACATCCTGCTGGCCAGGGGCTCTTATCACGGATCTCATTTCTGGTGCCAGCCGCACGGACAGGGAGTGCCCGAAGAGTGGAAAACCCACGTTCACTATTTTGAGTACAACGATGCGGAGGACTTCCGGCGCGTGTGGGCCGAGCATCAGGGCACCGTCGCGGGCGTGGTGCTCACCCCCCACCGGCACGACGCCATGAGGGATCAGGAACTGCCAAAGCCCGAGTTTGTGGAGGCGGTCAACAGCCTGGCCCGAAAAGACGGTTTCATGGTCATCATCGACGACGTCCGCTGCGGATTCCGCCTGGACATCGCGGGAAGCTCGAAGCATTACGGCTGGAAGGCAGATATCCAGTGCTTCGGTAAGGCCATGGCCAACGGCTACGCCATTTCCGTCGCCGGAGCGCGCCGGGAGCTGATGGAGGCGGCCAAGACCATCTTTTTCACCGGCACCCACTTCTTCTCCGGCGTTCCCTTTGCCGCCGCTCTGGCCTGCATCGACGAAATCCGGGCAAGCTCTGCGATTGAGCACATTCGCCGGATGGGAACGATGTTCATGAACGGGCTTGCCGACGCGGCCGCGGCGGCAGGTGTGAAAGTGAGCGTCACCGGGCCGCCGGCCATGCCTTACATGACGTTTGCCGACGATCCGCTCTTTGAAACCAACCGGTTCTTCTGTGGAGAGGCGGCCCGGCGGGGCATCTTCCTCCATCCGCACCACAACTGGTTTGTTTGCGCGGCCATGCAGGAAGCCGATATTCAAAAGACGCTGGATGTCGCGTCCGTTTGCTTCAAACTCACCCGGGAAAAGATCGGAGGCTGA
- a CDS encoding nitroreductase family protein — protein sequence MDTLTAIFTRRSVRKYSDKPVSDATVKLLLQAAMSAPSAKNAQDWEFIVIRDKKTLAQIPTFHPFSKQIPEAQVAIVVCGNTRLEATKGHWIPDASNASMNILLAAHSLGLGAVWTTFYPYEDRTAGIRQLLNLPDHIMPLNIIPLGYPVDKRAYQDRFHPAKVHYETW from the coding sequence ATGGACACACTGACCGCTATCTTCACCAGGCGCAGCGTGCGCAAATACTCCGATAAGCCGGTTTCCGACGCGACGGTAAAACTTCTGCTTCAGGCCGCCATGTCGGCGCCATCGGCAAAAAACGCCCAGGACTGGGAGTTCATCGTGATCCGGGACAAAAAAACACTCGCGCAGATTCCCACCTTTCATCCTTTTTCCAAACAAATCCCCGAAGCGCAAGTGGCCATTGTGGTTTGCGGCAATACCAGGCTGGAAGCGACCAAGGGGCATTGGATACCCGATGCTTCCAACGCCAGCATGAACATCCTGCTTGCGGCTCATTCCCTGGGCCTGGGCGCCGTGTGGACAACCTTCTATCCGTATGAGGACAGAACGGCAGGGATCAGACAGCTGCTCAACCTGCCGGACCACATCATGCCGCTCAATATTATTCCCCTGGGCTACCCTGTCGACAAGCGCGCGTATCAGGATAGATTCCATCCTGCCAAGGTCCATTATGAAACATGGTAA
- a CDS encoding haloalkane dehalogenase, translating to MKVLRTPDERFRNLPAYPFAPHYVEVPDGEGGVLRIHYVDEGPQDADVVLLLHGEPTWSFLYRKMIPVFVKAGHRVIAPDLAGFGKSDKPASRHDYSFQRHVDWMLSLLDTLKLNRMTLVCQDWGGLIGLRLVAARPDLFDRVVAANTGLPTGDAAISDAFLAWQKFSRESPQFDVGNIVKSSNVVFGKDNNLPILSDEVAAAYDAPFPDDSYKEGARIFPSLVPTTPDDPAAAANRKAWEVLSAFKKPFLTAFSDGDPITRGGDLLLQKLIPGAKGQPHTTIRGAGHFLQEDKGEEFANVIAAFMSDK from the coding sequence ATGAAAGTCCTTAGAACACCAGACGAGCGTTTCAGAAACCTTCCCGCTTATCCTTTCGCGCCGCATTATGTGGAAGTTCCCGACGGTGAAGGCGGAGTGCTGAGAATCCATTACGTCGATGAGGGGCCGCAAGATGCCGATGTTGTCTTGCTTCTTCACGGGGAGCCCACGTGGTCCTTCCTCTATCGAAAGATGATTCCCGTCTTTGTAAAAGCCGGGCACCGGGTGATTGCCCCCGATCTGGCGGGTTTCGGCAAATCCGATAAACCGGCAAGCCGCCATGATTATTCGTTCCAGCGCCACGTCGATTGGATGTTGTCTCTGCTCGATACGCTCAAGTTGAACCGGATGACCCTTGTCTGCCAGGACTGGGGCGGGCTCATCGGGCTTCGCCTGGTGGCCGCAAGGCCCGATCTCTTCGACCGTGTAGTCGCCGCCAATACGGGACTGCCCACCGGGGACGCCGCGATTTCGGATGCATTCCTCGCCTGGCAGAAATTTTCCAGGGAGTCACCGCAGTTTGACGTGGGCAACATTGTTAAAAGCTCCAACGTGGTTTTTGGAAAAGACAATAATCTGCCGATCCTTTCCGACGAAGTTGCCGCCGCCTACGACGCGCCGTTTCCCGATGATTCCTACAAGGAAGGCGCCCGCATCTTCCCCTCGCTTGTGCCGACAACGCCGGATGATCCTGCCGCTGCGGCTAACCGCAAAGCCTGGGAAGTGCTTTCCGCCTTTAAGAAGCCATTCCTGACGGCCTTCAGCGACGGTGATCCGATAACGCGCGGCGGTGATCTTCTTTTGCAAAAGCTGATTCCCGGCGCCAAAGGTCAACCCCACACAACCATCAGGGGAGCGGGGCATTTTCTTCAGGAAGATAAAGGAGAGGAATTTGCCAACGTCATTGCAGCTTTCATGTCTGACAAATAA
- a CDS encoding glutamate decarboxylase: protein MESLKLGGKPIKKTIESTPEYMRKLFIMPDSSDRFVEFGVHLIDLIHDFFKEKGGIHSSISMEDLAKIFNNTEMPDQPHLILDVLDEIKHNVVKHSVKVANPYYIGHMTSAVPYFMILLEMIAVSLNQNQVKIESAKASSFLEREFLCWIHRLIYDGTPDFYQKNIQNHKIALGNITSDGTVANLTALTLAMAKAFPPDHRGFKGIRAEGLARALDHYGYRQAIFIVSTRGHYSISKAGAILGIGDQGVIRIPVQPCINKIDIHKLQSIVRKIRKEDQLAGKPTKFVAVIGIAGTTETGNIDDLDALAAISQELGAHFHVDAAWGGGALLMDGAREMMRGIEKADSVTMDGHKLLFVPNSLGICVFRNVDDSRYLYHTSNYIIRKGSVDQGRFTIEGSRPFACLKPWASIKIFGKTGYKLLFDHARDLQNTFVKFIERDPLFELMNVPELFIINYRFIPGELRSELDKLMKHPQKNSARITAINALINNLNIELHKTIRDHDMSFVSRTQIESTQYAPRKTVVLRAITINPNTERGMLRKILGEHRSMGVKLWRDMKKGCLDAKGRLKTPD, encoded by the coding sequence ATGGAATCACTCAAGCTCGGCGGGAAGCCGATAAAAAAAACGATTGAAAGCACGCCGGAATACATGCGGAAGCTCTTCATCATGCCCGACTCGTCGGACAGGTTTGTGGAGTTCGGCGTTCATCTGATCGACCTGATTCACGATTTTTTTAAAGAGAAGGGCGGCATCCATTCTTCCATCTCCATGGAAGATCTGGCAAAAATTTTCAACAACACCGAGATGCCCGACCAGCCTCATCTCATCCTGGATGTCTTAGACGAGATCAAACACAATGTTGTCAAACATTCGGTAAAAGTAGCCAACCCCTATTATATCGGCCACATGACCAGCGCCGTTCCCTACTTCATGATCCTGCTGGAAATGATTGCCGTAAGCCTCAACCAGAACCAGGTGAAGATTGAGAGCGCCAAGGCCTCATCCTTTTTAGAAAGGGAGTTTTTGTGCTGGATTCACCGGCTGATCTATGACGGCACGCCTGACTTTTATCAGAAGAACATCCAGAACCATAAAATTGCCCTGGGCAATATCACCTCGGACGGGACAGTCGCCAATCTGACGGCCCTGACGCTGGCCATGGCCAAGGCGTTTCCACCCGATCACCGGGGCTTTAAGGGAATCCGCGCTGAAGGGCTGGCCAGAGCGCTTGATCACTATGGATACAGGCAGGCCATCTTCATCGTTTCTACGCGCGGGCATTACTCCATCAGCAAGGCAGGCGCCATCCTCGGCATCGGCGATCAGGGGGTCATCCGTATTCCCGTCCAGCCTTGCATCAATAAAATTGATATCCATAAACTTCAATCCATTGTGCGAAAGATCAGAAAAGAAGACCAGCTGGCCGGAAAGCCGACAAAATTTGTCGCCGTCATCGGCATTGCCGGAACGACAGAGACAGGCAACATTGACGACCTGGATGCTCTGGCTGCAATCTCGCAAGAGTTGGGCGCCCACTTTCACGTGGACGCGGCATGGGGCGGCGGAGCGCTGCTGATGGATGGCGCACGGGAAATGATGCGGGGCATCGAGAAGGCCGACTCCGTGACCATGGACGGCCATAAGCTCCTTTTCGTCCCCAACAGCCTGGGAATCTGCGTATTCAGGAATGTGGACGATTCCCGATACCTCTACCACACATCCAACTACATCATCCGCAAAGGTTCCGTGGATCAGGGCAGATTTACCATTGAAGGCTCACGGCCATTTGCCTGCCTCAAACCCTGGGCATCCATCAAGATCTTCGGCAAAACCGGCTACAAGCTCCTGTTTGATCATGCGCGTGATCTGCAAAATACCTTCGTCAAATTCATCGAACGGGACCCGCTTTTCGAACTGATGAATGTGCCTGAGCTCTTTATCATCAATTACCGGTTCATCCCCGGGGAACTGAGATCCGAACTGGACAAGCTGATGAAGCATCCCCAAAAGAATTCGGCGCGCATCACCGCCATCAACGCGCTGATCAACAACCTCAACATTGAACTGCACAAGACCATCCGCGATCACGACATGTCTTTCGTATCCCGCACCCAGATTGAATCCACCCAATACGCCCCCAGAAAGACCGTCGTGCTCCGGGCCATCACCATCAACCCCAACACGGAACGGGGCATGCTGAGAAAGATTCTGGGCGAGCACAGAAGCATGGGCGTCAAACTATGGCGCGACATGAAAAAGGGTTGTCTTGACGCCAAAGGACGCCTCAAAACTCCGGACTGA
- a CDS encoding dioxygenase: protein MKQNSTENKARMVYFSHGGGPLPILGDLSHRAMVDFMRQLPARLEKPDAILVISAHWEESAATLLGAHTPPMLYDYYGFPDEAYDITYPAPGSPALAERIAKLLHQDKIPARIDAERGFDHGLFIPLKLMYPLADIPSLQLSLVRGLNPAAHIALGHALSELTRENILVIGSGFSFHNMGAFSWEGIDRPDPANDAFQNWLIETCAGPMPQSGREQRLTQWEKAPSARYCHPREEHLLPLHVCLGMADKPAEVIFDDHILGKRAVAFLW from the coding sequence ATGAAACAAAACAGCACTGAAAACAAAGCCCGAATGGTTTATTTCTCCCATGGCGGAGGCCCGTTGCCGATTCTCGGAGACTTAAGCCACCGCGCGATGGTGGATTTCATGCGACAGCTTCCGGCCCGGCTGGAAAAGCCGGATGCCATCCTGGTCATCAGCGCCCATTGGGAAGAAAGCGCGGCAACGCTTTTGGGCGCTCACACGCCTCCCATGCTCTATGATTATTACGGCTTCCCCGATGAAGCCTACGATATCACATACCCGGCGCCGGGCAGCCCCGCTCTGGCCGAAAGGATTGCCAAATTGCTTCATCAGGACAAGATACCGGCGCGCATTGATGCCGAGCGGGGATTTGACCATGGCTTATTCATCCCGCTGAAACTGATGTATCCCTTGGCCGATATTCCTTCGCTGCAGCTTTCCCTGGTGCGCGGCCTTAACCCGGCCGCCCATATTGCCCTGGGCCACGCGCTTAGCGAATTAACGCGGGAGAATATCCTGGTCATCGGGTCCGGATTTTCATTCCACAATATGGGTGCGTTTTCCTGGGAAGGCATTGACCGCCCTGATCCGGCCAATGACGCCTTTCAAAATTGGCTGATCGAAACATGCGCAGGCCCGATGCCCCAGTCCGGACGTGAACAACGCCTGACCCAATGGGAAAAAGCGCCTTCGGCACGCTACTGCCATCCCCGTGAGGAGCATTTACTGCCGCTCCATGTGTGTCTCGGCATGGCGGACAAACCCGCGGAAGTAATCTTTGATGACCACATCCTGGGCAAACGCGCAGTCGCCTTCTTATGGTGA
- a CDS encoding enoyl-CoA hydratase/isomerase family protein encodes MKGHATMAKTRFEVDGTLGILTLTNPPLNLIDMEVIQDIEKILNDIPQLNLRALMFRAEGDMFSAGVQVDDMFRGRSKPEALDMLKRFNRTLYRFERLPLPSLAVVQGDCLTAGLEMVLACDMAWAADSVNFGQVEAVIGTTPMGGGTPRLTQRAGAARAAEIIMGAGFYNAATFEKWNIINRVVPKLELMEKSLKYAKKLSQGPTLAHAATKLMIRETLDNGVAAADKRLPEIASPLFESEDMKNGIEVLMSQGPGKAVFNGR; translated from the coding sequence ATGAAAGGACACGCAACCATGGCAAAGACAAGATTTGAAGTAGATGGAACGCTCGGTATTCTGACGTTGACCAATCCGCCCCTGAACCTGATCGACATGGAAGTTATCCAGGATATCGAAAAGATACTGAATGACATTCCCCAATTAAACCTGCGGGCGCTGATGTTTCGCGCGGAGGGCGATATGTTTTCCGCGGGGGTTCAGGTTGACGATATGTTTAGAGGCCGATCGAAACCGGAAGCGCTGGACATGTTGAAGCGGTTCAACCGGACCCTTTACCGGTTTGAAAGACTGCCGCTCCCCAGCCTTGCGGTTGTTCAGGGCGATTGCCTGACGGCGGGACTGGAGATGGTGCTCGCCTGCGACATGGCGTGGGCGGCCGACTCGGTAAATTTCGGCCAGGTCGAGGCGGTGATCGGAACGACACCCATGGGCGGGGGGACACCCCGGCTGACGCAGAGAGCCGGAGCGGCCAGGGCGGCTGAAATCATCATGGGGGCGGGTTTCTATAACGCGGCCACCTTTGAAAAGTGGAACATCATCAATCGCGTTGTGCCCAAACTGGAACTTATGGAAAAATCACTGAAGTATGCAAAAAAACTTTCCCAGGGGCCAACGCTTGCCCATGCCGCAACCAAGCTCATGATCCGCGAAACCCTGGATAACGGCGTTGCCGCAGCCGACAAGCGCCTTCCGGAGATCGCCTCGCCGCTGTTTGAAAGCGAAGACATGAAAAACGGCATCGAAGTGCTGATGTCGCAGGGCCCCGGCAAAGCCGTATTTAACGGAAGATAA